From the genome of Streptomyces sp. NBC_01304:
CGCGCCGTAGTTCTTGCCGGACGGGCTGCTGCGGGGGCCCGGTTCCAGCCCCCGCGGAACCCCCGAATACTGTCGTGATCATGCCTGACATATCCCTGACCACGATCGTCGTGCTCTGCCTCGCCGCCGCAGCGGCCGGCTGGATCGACGCCGTGGTGGGCGGCGGCGGCCTGCTGCTGCTTCCCGCGCTGCTCCTCGGCGTGCCGAACGTGCACCACAGTTACGTGTTCGGCACGAACAAGGCGGTAGCCGTCGTCGGCACCTCCGCCGCCGCGGTCACCTACGTCCGCAAGGCCCCGATCGACGTGAGGCTGGCCGTACGCATCGGACTCGCGGCCCTCGTCGGCTCGATGTGCGGCGCGTCCTTCGCGGCCGGGATCAGCACCGCCGTCCTGCGGCCCTTCATCATGGTCGTCCTGCTCGGCGTGCTCGCCTTCGTGATGCTGCGGCCCTCCTTCGGCTCCTCGACGACCGGCGTCGTCGGGCCGCCGACCAAGCAGCGGGTGCTCGCCGCGATCGCCGTCGCGGGGCTCGGAATCGGCTTCTACGACGGCCTGTTCGGGCCCGGCACCGGCACCTTCCTGGTGATCGCCCTGACCGCGGTGCTCCATCTGGACCTGGTCAACGCCTCCGCCACGGCGAAGATCGTCAACGTATGCACCAACATCGGGGCGCTCGCGATGTTCAGCTACAAGGGCACCGTGCTGTGGCAACTGGCCGCCGTGATGGCCGTGTTCAACCTGGCCGGCGGGATGGCCGGGGCGCGGATGGCGCTCAAGAAGGGCAGCGGGTTCGTGCGCGGCGTGCTTGTCGTGGTCGTCGTCTCGCTGGTGGCGAAGCTGGCGTACGACCAGTGGCTGGCCTGAGCCCCTAGCTCGGCTTCGTGCCCGTGAGGTGGGCGAACGCCACCACGTTGCCCAGATAGCCGGTCTTCTTCGAGTAGCCGCCGCCGCAGGTGATCACCCGGATCTCGGGACGCCGCGCCGCGCCGTACACCTTCTCGTCGGGGAAGGCCCGGCTGTCGTACACCTCGATCGCGTCGACCGTGAACAGCGCGGTCCTGCCGTCGGTGCGGTCGACCTCGATGACCTGGCCCTGCTTCAGGGCGCCGAGCGAATAGAAGACGGCGGGGCCCTCCGCGTTGTCGACGTGTCCGGCGACCACCGCCGTTCCGGTCGAGCCCGGCGTGGTGCCCGACTCGTACCAGCCGGCCAGATTGCGCCGCTCGGCGGGCGGCACGTCGAGGCTGCCCTGCGGGGTCAGGGCCAGGCCCATCAGCGGGGCGTCGACGCGGATCGACGGGATGCGGATGCGCAGCGGGGGCGACGGGGCGAGCCCCGGCGCGGCGGGGGCGGCCGGCCGGGCGTGGGCGAGGCGGCCGGCCTCGGCGGGGGAGGGCTGCGGCGGGGCGTGGCCCGCGGTGCCGTGCTGCAGGAGCCAGAGCCCGCAGCACAGGGCGAGGATGCTGACGGCGGCTATCGCCGTGCGGAGGGTTCGCATGAGGGCCTCCTCGGGTCGTCGCCGCGCTGGGCAGCACCAGGGGTTACGTCATGAGCCCCGCGTCCCCCTCCGAGCCGCGTGCGGCGCGGAATCGGAGGGGGCGGGGGAAGGCGGTACCGGTGGACAGCGGAGGATGTCCGGTCAGATCCCGTCGCCTCTCGCCCGGCGATGCAGGAGCCAGGTACCGCCCGCGGCGGCGACGGCCAGAGCCGCCACGCCCGCCGCGGTCTGCACGGGGTCGGGACCGAGCGCGCCGCCGACCCCCGTCTTCACATGTCCCTTCGGATGGACCGGCTGGGCGGCGGAGGCGGTGAGGGTGACGACCAGGTCACCCGACACCTCCGCGCCCTCGGCGCACTTCGCACGGATCGCGTACGTGCCGGGGGAGGCGGAGGTCGGCACCTTGAACTGGCCGACCGCGTCCTCCTTGTGCGTGGTCGGCGCCAGCTTGAACGCCCCCGCACCGACCGCGCTGGCATCCCCGGAGGCGGTGCCGCCCGAGCCGCACGCGGTGGTGTTCGCGGTGACCTCGGCTCCCGGCGTGACGCTCGACGGATAGACCTCTAGGCTCCCGCCGTCCGCGGCGGTGAGCGCGTACGCGGGCCCGGCGGCGAGGCAGGCCGAGGCCACGGCGGTGAGCGCCGAGCCGGTCAGCAGGCGGGTGGCGGCGGTGCGCATGTGTCCTCCGAGAGGGCACGGCCGGCGGCACCCCCATGTGCCACTGCGTCGGTCGCGTCCTTGTTACCGAGGTAAGTGGCACTCGCCCGGACACGCCTCCTGATGCGACGTCAGATAGGCGCCGGATGAGGGGTTCCGCGCTCCCTTGCGGGGTCATCGCAGCAGGTCATCGGGGTGCCCGTGGAAAGTACCGAAGTCGGGGCGGTACGCCTGTGAACGGGTGACCCGCCCCGGCCGGGGGTGGGGCGCGGGGCGGCGCTTGACCTGAAGCAAG
Proteins encoded in this window:
- a CDS encoding class F sortase; the encoded protein is MRTLRTAIAAVSILALCCGLWLLQHGTAGHAPPQPSPAEAGRLAHARPAAPAAPGLAPSPPLRIRIPSIRVDAPLMGLALTPQGSLDVPPAERRNLAGWYESGTTPGSTGTAVVAGHVDNAEGPAVFYSLGALKQGQVIEVDRTDGRTALFTVDAIEVYDSRAFPDEKVYGAARRPEIRVITCGGGYSKKTGYLGNVVAFAHLTGTKPS
- a CDS encoding sulfite exporter TauE/SafE family protein codes for the protein MPDISLTTIVVLCLAAAAAGWIDAVVGGGGLLLLPALLLGVPNVHHSYVFGTNKAVAVVGTSAAAVTYVRKAPIDVRLAVRIGLAALVGSMCGASFAAGISTAVLRPFIMVVLLGVLAFVMLRPSFGSSTTGVVGPPTKQRVLAAIAVAGLGIGFYDGLFGPGTGTFLVIALTAVLHLDLVNASATAKIVNVCTNIGALAMFSYKGTVLWQLAAVMAVFNLAGGMAGARMALKKGSGFVRGVLVVVVVSLVAKLAYDQWLA